Genomic window (Gadus morhua chromosome 3, gadMor3.0, whole genome shotgun sequence):
ACGACCAATACCTACAATATCCTGTAAACATTCATAAATCAGGGAACAGCCTCAAACCTGATGAAGTGTTGGTTTTTCACGCTGCTGGTTGGCAGGAAGAAACAGGCTAAAGGCTTGAATATGCTTGTGTCCTCCTGGACTCTCAGACCAAGTTATGACCTCCACCCTGCGCTACCACTGAGGAGGCCAAAGCCTTTCCTCATTTCTTTACAGACTGTTAATAGACCAGCACTACAAGGCTGTTGTTTAGGCCATTAGATAAGAAACACATTTGATAGTCTTCATTGAAGCTTCTGAATATAAATCAGAACCAAGAAGAGATTTACttcatgcatttattttatattattatacagAAACAGCAATTAAAACGTAACAAATTAAGAAAGTTAATCTATTACAATATATGATTTGAccaagaaaaaataatgaagAGATTAATATAGAACATAATTCGTTTTTAATTCAGCCTTATAGCTCCACAGTGTACCCCAGGCCATCAGTGTGTATTGTGTAACTATGCTGAATGGCAGCAGACTGAGGGCTCATTGGATGGGTGTTCTGCAAGGCCCATACTTTTACCCTTTCAATGCTCAGACCACAGTAAATTATATTACTTCAGAGTCTCCTTCCATTTACACTCAAGGACAATTAACTAGCACAAGCTTTCTTTTAGGTCACTCTTAATTgaatcatttaaatatatatatattacttttCACACAGATAAGATAAATAtagatacaacacacacatcaagttTACAATGAAGTTAAGAACAATTGTTTGGATTGCATATATTATACCATCTGATAACAGAGAGATACATACCTATTGcatcaatacatttaaaaaaatgttacTTTATACTTCTTGCTTAATATGTCATTAAACTCCCTGGGGACGTCTGTTTAATCTTCCTCTCACTGGCCCAAGGTGTGGCACTCAAATATCTCTGCCTCACTAGAAACCTGCCTGTTTCTTAATAGAAAAGACTGCTGGTATGACAATTGTTGTTGCACAGTatagtaatacatgttatttCATCAAAGTTAGCATCAGATTAATCTTTTATCCAGGTtatttgttgtgtttattttcttagCATGAATCTCTGAATGTCCAAGTTTAAAGAAGGGAGTTTTGCAGCTCTttgaaggaagaaaagagggtTAATAACACCAGCAAAAATGGAGAGAGATAAGATAATGCTGAATAAAAAAGAATACTCTTTGATTTTTATGTAACCATACAGAAATAACAACACACCATATGGAAGGTACTCTATTACAAAAATCCCAGTGGTGATCATAATGATGTTGAATGCTCTCCTCTTGGCATCATTGCCCTCTGTTCTCTGACTCCTTCCTTGTGCTGGACCGGGCTGTTTCAGAGCCCACAGGACTGACACACAGCAGAACATCATCAAGGTAAGAAGAACTGTGTAAAAACCTTGATACACTTTAAAGATAACACTCTGAATAAGAAAATAGTATATAAATGAAATACAAAAGCCCAGCGTGATAAACCAGACCACACAGCAACAAATTATTTTATACCTGAGTAGTTTGTACCTGAGAAAGATCAAAGGGTGAACCACAGCCAAATAGCGTTCCACACAGATACATCCCTGAAACAATGGGCGAGCTATGTTTTGGAAACCTAGGAAAAAGCTGCTTACGGTCAAAAACACTTGAAGATGCTTCCCAATTACataaaaaagacaaaagaaGCAAATCAAAATGTCAGAGACGGCCAGGTTAAGGCAGTAGAACTCTGAAGTTATGGTCTCCAGGCCTCCTCTGACAATCAGCAACAGGGTGTAGATGTTGATGGGGGTAACCAGCAGCAGCGCTGTGACAGAGGCAGCATACAGGACATCAGGACCTCCTGATGTTGAGGAATTTAGACTgtggttcatggttcaggaaGGACGCTGGGGAAAGCTCCAAGGTGTTCTGTAAAGAGAAGGGTAATGCGGGTCAACGTTTTGACAGTGACGGGAACAGAGGTGCTCAACCTGTTATAGACACACCCCATTAGACTGGCGATTAGAGCTCGCCCttcagaagggtctggagaatacatttctttctagtttcggtacgtttttgcgggagccaatgcCAAGCTGACTTTTCCTCCTGGCGGCATATTGGCCGGTTTAACACAATGaggacagggaagcgacggcaagcagccaattgcgtacagagtcatttgaacttgGCCAATTTATCACACCTGTTGTGCTatagaaaatgacagcagctgccccagaccaacgtgcaacctacgattgagcttggtctggcaatagccaggctaaaACCCCATGCTATCATGGAGGACCTTAATAGTGACCGAGCTCCATCGATCTTTTGATTCTTCTTGAGTTGGCTCTACAGATCTAGCCACATTTTCTCGTTCCAGGTATTGGAGATAGATTATGTATTTTACCTATCTATCTGGTGTCCTGCTGGAATCCTTGTGATTTATTAAAGCACTCCCTTCCCCATCAGATGACACATCAAATTTGAAATCGATTGTTTTTGCGCTCAACATTCACTGTTGACAGAATATCAAATGTGGAGTTAACTTTACCTCTGTCACCTCAACTGTGCTCTCTTAATCTATAGTAATGGCTCCTAACCTTTGACTTTAGGTCTACCAAGACATTGACATCAAAACCTTTCACTGACCCCCTCATatgcaaaataagaaagaaagataaacaCAGATGCAGTAGTTGGCCCTTTATACACAATTAATACTACAAGCAGTGGGAAGCAGTTAAAAGATAAAGTCAGCAACACTACTCATTATCCCAGTGTGTTCACTATGGAGGACCACAAGTGTCACGGAAAAagtaataaagaaatataaaagTAATTTATTATTTGATATTTTAATGGGCAATAAAAAGAGGAATGATAAAAATGATTTACAAATGAAATATGAATCCATCAATAAGTAGCCCAAATTaaaatgggatttacaaaaacaACTTAAAACAGTCAATaagtacattatttaaaaattcattaatgaattcataaataaatgatgcaatttaaaaatatatttgaaaatgcagtttaaaaaagagaaataaataactGGATTCACAAATTGGATTAAGAAGACAGATTTTAATGAGAGATTTAAAAGGGCGATTTccttgacatttacatttacatttcccTGCTGCTTTTCGTTTTCCTATTAGCTATTCGATTTGCTTAGTCATTTAGCTTCTCCTTTTAGCCTCTCCATTTAGCCTTTCCGTGACACTTTGGGCCTTGCACTGGTAAAAcaatgcaaattagccatgggATGTAACAATGGCTAATTTGAAAAAAAGGGTCTTCTTGGCGCATCCAATGTCTAATTTGCATTGTTCTTTTTGCAAGGCCCAACGTGTCACGGAAAGGCTAAATGGAGAGACTAAAAGGAGAAGCTAAATGACTAAGTAAATCAAATAGCTAATAGGAAAAGGAAAAGCAGCGGGGAAATGTGTCTTATTCAAGAATTAAATCAAACCTACCACCTGCAGGTTACCCCTACAAGGATTTGCCCAATATAACAGAACAGTAATTAAAGTTCTCTGgtaaaaagtgtttttttggagacaaatgctgaataaatgcatcatgttgaTTAAtcaccaaaataatcgtgatgaTGATTTTCTCCACGAGAAGCCCTACTATTTGTTATAGGAAAGCATATGCTAAATATCTAAATGTAACATTCATCTCAGAGGATTAAATACAATTCATTTTTTAACATAAGTATCCTTCAATTCCCtgaaagttgctttggataacaTCTGCTTAATTTAACAGTATGCACATTTCCAAGAATGAATCACAATACCTTTTTAACAGCATTTCTAGTTTCATTATACAAAGAAAATTAATAGGATCCTCATAACCTAATTTATTATATTGTACATTCATAAATTAGGGAATAGCCTCAAACCTGACGAAGTGCTGCTTCTTTACGCTGCTGCTTGGCTCTAGGCAGGAACAGGCTACAGGCTTGTATATGCTTGTGTCCTCCTGGACTGTCGGACCAAGTTAtgacccaccccccctctctacaACTGGGGAGGGTAATCCCTCCATTCTTTACAGACTCAAAATAGACCAGCACTAAGAGGTTGGCCATGAGATGAAAGAGTTATATTATTGTCTTGAAGCTTCTGAATCAGAACCCAAAAATAGGTTTAAGTTCTAAATATATTTCAATCACGGAAACTAACAAATGAATAAATGCAACCTATTACAATATTTGAAGTTACAGAAAAACAGATTCCAAGATTTAATATAGCACTTAGAACATAGAAAGTTTTTAATTAGCTCTTTAACTCCACATTGTCCAAATCAATTTCACACAGATAAATAGTAGGGGTCTGCATCCCTCCTTTATAAGATGATGCCCACCCCTAATACATGCATTACGATATGATTTAATAGGGAACGATTCGATGCGATTCGAATTTTTTAACAATCCGGTGCAATTTCAATGAGATACGAATCAATCTGATAGATACAGTTAATATTTGTTTAACGTtaacacatacattttctatttaTTAAAATAAGCCTTCTATAAAAGAGACATTACCTACTTTAAAATAGATACATAATATATAGGCCAATGGTGTGCGGAACATGGAATCTTaggtttttatatttgtttctttatGTCATGGGGAAAAATGGAAGACACAGACATGTATCAATATAGATATGCGCAATACAAATTAGAACTACATGTCTATTTATTTGGTCATTTATAGACAAATTGCGAATCTTTTTTCTATATTCCCCTCCTTCTTATAAAACCCAAAGGACTTCCACACGGCTGAGTTCAGATTCGCTGGTGCATTAAAAATCGTTTCACAGTTTTTGGACATATGGCTGTTTTTTGCACGCTCACAACTCCGGTCGTTCCCTGCTCGCGAGACGCAGGACACGCACAGAAACGTGCCCGCAAACATAAAACGTTTTACACTGTTAAATATGTCCGTCTTAGGCCTGCCTTTTTCCTGGCATGTGCCGCGAGTTTTCACTGACCGAGGTAATATACGGCCTGAtttcgcaccccaatttaccctcttGGACCCTAAACATATTGGCAGTTTGATATAAATACGATTAGACAGTGTCGTGGCAATTCCCTTACCAGATATTGGGCCATATTtaaacggtctgaaacgcaagtgagaagcgcgaaGTGGAGGTAGCTTTGTTGGGGTATCTCTGGCGCTGTTGGTATTATATCGGAGGATAATTGACTCTTgcgccaatttttttttatctagaaTGGGTTAgtctgaaggtgtgtgttttgcaaaaacccaatgagagtgccatttcccatcccctttaagagccatgagcgcatttgaacacAACAAATTGATATTTTGAcggcgcgtttgcagtctccgatgagacagacacatgaccacatgaatttcaaacttcaaatggctcagtttatggccaaataatatggtcTAATTCACACATCGAATGGTGTTTTCTTCGACAAATcccggcaaagaaaacttaacgaACATATAGACTTTAGACTTTAGACTTTATTGTCCCCAAGGGGAAATTTTTCTTCACATCACAGTATATTACATATTTGGGCCGCACGCTGACAGACAATAGACAGAGACAAATACAGATCTACACAGATCTACATAAACATCTACACAGAGTAGGACTGGGGGTGATTTATCCTGGCCTTTTATTGAGTGCTGTTATGGCTGCAGGCACCAGGCTTTTGCCGTAGCGAGCCCTCCTGCACAACAGGGACCTATACCTGCGTCCAGAGGGCATGACAGTGAAGTGGCAGTTGAGAGGGTGAGTGTTGTCCAGTGCTATTGTGGATGCAATGCGTGAGATGGCCTTTATATTGAGCTCTgacagtgtgggtgtggggaGACCAATTAATTTGGCAGCTATATTTGTGACACGTGTAAGTTTGACCCGGTTTTTGACAGTGAGCATGTTGAAGAAGCAGGTGGAACAGTAGAGCAGAATGGGTTGGACAATACTTTGATATaacagaaggaggagatggggggaaACATAGAGTCCTTTGAGTTTGCGGATGGCATACAGTCTTTGGTGGCTCCTTTTTTGAATGTCCGTTGTGTGCTGGTCGAAAGTGAGTTTATTGTCCAGAGTGAGTCCAAGGTATTTAAAGCTGTCAACTGTTTCTACTGTGTCATTGTTGATGAtagtggggggctggggagatGGGTTACCTATTGCTATTTCTTTTGTTTTGGCTACATTGAGATGGAGGAAGTTATGTGTGCACCATTGGGAGAAGTGGGTGACAGTGTTGTGGTAATCTGATACAGAGTTATTGTCTGATAGGAGGGCGAGGATGGCAGTGTCATCAGAGTATTTGAGGAAGGTGGCGGTGTGGGAGGGGCTGGTGCAGGCATTGGTGAACAGGGTGTAGAGGAAAGGGCTAAGCACACAGCCCTGAGGGGCTCCGGTGTTGGAGGTGAGTGTGGGTGATGTGGTTGTGCCTACCCGAACAGCTTGCCGTCTGTCACTGAGGAAGTTGTGCAGGAGATGGATCAGGATGGGTGGAGTGTTGAGGTGGTGAAGCTTCTGGATGAGCAGGTGTCTctggatggtgttgaaggcggAGCTGAAGTCCACGAATAGAATTTTGGCGAAATTGCCTGAGGAGTCCAGGTGCTGGAGGACAAGATGCAGCAGGCAGGCGACAGCGTCCTCTGTGCCCCTTTTTTCCCTGTATGCAAATTGAAGGGGATCCAGATGAGGTTTGACGGATGGAAGGATGGTCCTGAGCAGCAGTTTTTCGAAACATTTCATGATTATGGGTGTGAGGGCGATGGGGCGGTAGTGACTTGGTTCGGTGGGTCGTGTTTTTTTGGGTACCGGGATTATGGTTGCACTTTTCCAGAGGAGGGGTATTGTGGCTGTTAGGTATGCTTGGCAGAAGAGGGAGTGGGCGATTGGAGCCAGTTCTGTGGGACAGGTCTTCAGCACCCTTGCTGGGATGCCGTCGGGTCCTGGGGCCTTGGATGGGTTGCACCGGCTGAGCTGGTGGCGAACTTCCTCCACTGTGAAGGGAGCAGGCTCATTGGGGTCTATTGGGGGGAGAGCCTGCAGTGCTTGCATGCAGTCATTTGTAAAATCCTGTGAGTCAAACCGGTTGAAAAATTTGTTCAGTTCAGTGGGGAGCTGTGGTGTGTAATTTTGTTTTGCTGTGAGTGGGTTTGTAACCGGTGAGTGTGTTGACCATCTGAAAGGCTTCTTTAGTGTTCATGCTGCTAAACTTGTGCTCCAGGTTGTTTTTGAACTGAATATTGGCCATGaggattttatttttaatattacGGTTTGCAGATTTGAGACCAGCTGTGTCCCTCAGCCTGAAGGCTGTGTGCTTCGCTTTCAGGCAATTTTTTATTTCAGAGGTAATCCAGGGTTTTGAGTTGGggtatttttttattgctttcACTGGTATGGTGGTGTGTATGCAGAAGTTGATGTAATCGGGCCATTGTGGGGCGCTGTAGGACTGTGGGTGGAGGCGTTTTAGTACTTGTTTGTACAGCGGAAGTAAGCAGATGACGTTGATGATATATGGGGTAGGGATGTTCCGATCCAGCTTTTTGCACTtccgatccgataccgatattctAGCAATTagcatcggccgataccgataccggccGATCCAAGCATGTATTAAAGATTAaagatatttacttattttgttgTACTACTCATGTTGAAAAGGGTTTTACTCTTAAGAACAACTAGCCAACTTAATTAGGTTAGTTTGAATAATCCACAATAGTTGGTAATGAGAAGCTGACCTGTTTATTCagggttaaataaacacaaaatagacaaaataataaatagtcaaattaccacacacacactgaattggcatcagtgctctgttcttgaacaacaagagtgtaaacaatattgtaaacaatataaaattatatataaaagcaacacacacaaaacctgagtagaaaatagtcaaattaccacacacacagtgtgcgctAGGTGTGCTGAACAACGCGGACCGGATTTGGGGGGAAAAGCTTAAAAAAACTGGAATGGATTACCTACATTGGTGCGGAGTTTTGAAAACAAACTGGATCGGGAGTCCGGATCGGGATTTTCCCGTGCAGGCCGATCCGATATTGATATGCATTTTTTTGCTAATATCGGCGGCCGATCCGATCCAAATATCGGATCGGGGCATCCCTAATATGGggtcctgtggccgcaactttgggtctatttaatgatatgcggcaatacataaacaaacattgtttcttaccagtattgtatacattatcgtttTCGACTTGTGCTCATAATATTCATGTGTCCCCCCGtcaatatacattgccatggactgtattatgcgtttctagtttgcgtgtgtttaaacagatggttGGACACACGCGCGctcgcattcattcattatttttataatttttaacTCAATTGCggtaaaacattgttttctcacgatcacaTACTCATCAATCCCAatagttatgggcttgtacacgatgtctttGTCAAGAAAATAGGTGATTGCTGtacagatgcattgatttaaaagtacaacttgtTACCGCTGTATTAGCtgttcccaaataatttaaccaactttatcatttaccctaaaacaagattttgttttggaaggctgagatatagcctactttgctcgagtttattattgttattattattattttaacgcatggcatagcctactacaggGTTCATTCATGCAGCTGTCACACccaatttgtaccgggtgcccaATTTGtatagcctggttctaccagactctcgtacttcacttcatttcatttcatttgtacagagagtctggacctaatcaattgacaaacgttaactcacttgaaggcgggtgtctgttgaagtttaaaatgattggatctgcccagtgcca
Coding sequences:
- the LOC115540226 gene encoding C-C chemokine receptor type 8-like: MNHSLNSSTSGGPDVLYAASVTALLLVTPINIYTLLLIVRGGLETITSEFYCLNLAVSDILICFFCLFYVIGKHLQVFLTVSSFFLGFQNIARPLFQGCICVERYLAVVHPLIFLRYKLLRYKIICCCVVWFITLGFCISFIYYFLIQSVIFKVYQGFYTVLLTLMMFCCVSVLWALKQPGPAQGRSQRTEGNDAKRRAFNIIMITTGIFVIEYLPYGVLLFLYGYIKIKEYSFLFSIILSLSIFAGVINPLFFLQRAAKLPSLNLDIQRFMLRK